One window of the Pseudomonas sp. S04 genome contains the following:
- a CDS encoding mannose-1-phosphate guanylyltransferase/mannose-6-phosphate isomerase, translating into MIPVILSGGSGSRLWPLSRKQFPKQFLALTGEHTLFQQTLERLVFDGMDTPIVVCNKDHRFIVNEQLSNRKLEAQRILMEPFGRNTAPAVALTAMMLLNEGRDELMLVLPADHVLEDQKALQRALALATVAAERGEMVLFGVPATKPETGYGYIKSCNDALLPEGVSRVSHFVEKPDVKRATEFVQAGGYFWNSGMFLFRASRFLEELKKHDPDIYDTCLLTLERSEQDADTLTLDEATFACCPDNSIDYAVMEKTQRACVVPLTAGWSDVGCWSSLWDVHEKDSNGNVSKGDVVIQDSRNCMIHGNGKLVSVIGLDNIVVVETKDAMMIAHKDKVQGVKQMVNTLNEQGRSETQNHCEVYRPWGSYDSVDMGGRFQVKHISVKPGACLSLQMHHHRAEHWIVVSGTAEVTCDENVFLLTENQSTYIPIASVHRLRNPGKIALEIIEVQSGSYLGEDDIERFEDIYGRSTPLERGVSVKTIAQ; encoded by the coding sequence ATGATTCCAGTGATCTTGTCAGGTGGTAGCGGTTCACGTCTCTGGCCGCTTTCGCGTAAACAGTTCCCCAAGCAGTTCCTCGCCCTGACCGGTGAACACACGCTGTTCCAGCAGACCCTCGAGCGCCTGGTGTTCGACGGCATGGACACACCGATCGTGGTCTGCAACAAGGACCACCGTTTCATCGTCAACGAGCAACTGAGCAACCGCAAGCTGGAGGCCCAGCGCATCCTCATGGAGCCCTTCGGGCGCAACACCGCACCGGCCGTGGCGCTGACCGCGATGATGCTGCTCAACGAAGGTCGCGACGAGTTGATGCTGGTGCTGCCGGCCGACCACGTGCTCGAGGACCAGAAAGCCCTGCAACGCGCCCTGGCCCTGGCCACCGTGGCCGCCGAGCGCGGTGAGATGGTGCTGTTCGGCGTGCCGGCCACTAAACCTGAAACCGGCTATGGCTACATCAAGTCCTGCAACGATGCGCTGCTGCCCGAAGGCGTCAGCCGGGTTTCGCACTTCGTCGAAAAACCCGACGTCAAGCGCGCCACCGAGTTCGTCCAGGCCGGGGGCTACTTCTGGAACAGCGGCATGTTCCTGTTCCGCGCCAGTCGTTTCCTCGAAGAGCTGAAAAAGCACGACCCGGACATCTACGACACCTGCCTGCTGACCCTTGAACGCAGTGAGCAGGATGCCGACACCCTGACCCTCGACGAAGCCACCTTCGCCTGCTGCCCGGACAACTCCATCGACTACGCGGTGATGGAAAAAACCCAGCGCGCCTGCGTGGTGCCGCTGACCGCCGGCTGGAGCGATGTCGGGTGCTGGTCGTCGTTGTGGGACGTGCACGAGAAAGACAGCAACGGCAACGTCAGCAAGGGCGACGTGGTGATCCAGGACAGCCGCAACTGCATGATCCACGGCAACGGCAAACTGGTGTCGGTGATAGGCCTGGACAACATCGTCGTGGTCGAGACCAAGGACGCCATGATGATCGCCCACAAGGACAAGGTCCAAGGCGTCAAGCAGATGGTCAACACCCTCAACGAACAGGGCCGCAGCGAAACCCAGAACCACTGCGAGGTCTACCGGCCCTGGGGCTCCTACGATTCGGTGGACATGGGCGGGCGTTTCCAGGTCAAGCACATCTCGGTCAAGCCGGGCGCCTGCCTGTCGCTGCAGATGCACCATCACCGCGCCGAACACTGGATCGTGGTCAGCGGCACCGCCGAAGTGACCTGTGATGAAAACGTGTTCCTGCTGACCGAGAACCAGTCGACCTACATTCCGATCGCCTCGGTGCATCGCCTGCGCAACCCGGGCAAGATCGCGCTGGAGATCATCGAGGTGCAATCGGGCAGCTACCTGGGCGAGGACGATATCGAGCGGTTCGAGGATATCTACGGACGCTCAACGCCGCTTGAGCGTGGGGTGTCGGTGAAAACTATCGCGCAGTAA
- a CDS encoding SDR family oxidoreductase — MPIALITGCSSGIGRALADVFKQAGYQVWATARKAEDVTTLAAAGFTAVQLDVNDGPALEQLSEQINQQHGGLDVLINNAGYGAMGPLLDGGVPAMQRQFETNVFALVGVTRALFPLLRHNKGLVVNIGSVSGVLVTPFAGAYCASKAAVHALSDALRMELAPFGIRVLEVQPGAIASSFAKNAGAEAEQLLNQQSPWWPLREGIRARAKASQDKPTAASEFAADLLKAVQQDRPPRLLRLGNGSRALPLLAGLLPKGLLESVLMKRFGLRGQL, encoded by the coding sequence ATGCCCATCGCGTTAATCACCGGTTGTTCCAGTGGCATCGGCCGCGCCCTGGCCGATGTGTTCAAACAGGCCGGTTACCAAGTCTGGGCCACTGCGCGCAAGGCTGAGGATGTGACGACCCTCGCCGCCGCCGGTTTCACCGCCGTGCAGTTGGACGTCAACGATGGCCCGGCACTCGAGCAACTGAGCGAACAGATCAACCAGCAGCATGGCGGCCTGGATGTATTGATCAACAATGCCGGCTATGGCGCCATGGGGCCGTTGCTCGATGGCGGGGTGCCGGCCATGCAGCGCCAGTTCGAAACCAACGTGTTCGCCCTGGTCGGCGTCACCCGTGCGCTGTTCCCGCTGTTGCGCCACAACAAGGGCCTGGTGGTGAATATCGGCAGCGTGTCCGGGGTGCTGGTCACCCCGTTTGCCGGCGCCTACTGCGCCTCCAAGGCCGCGGTACATGCCTTGAGCGACGCGCTGCGCATGGAGCTGGCACCGTTCGGCATTCGGGTGCTGGAAGTGCAGCCGGGGGCGATTGCTTCCAGCTTTGCGAAAAATGCCGGGGCTGAGGCCGAACAGTTGCTCAACCAACAGTCACCCTGGTGGCCGCTGCGCGAAGGCATACGGGCGCGGGCCAAGGCGTCCCAGGACAAGCCGACCGCCGCCAGCGAGTTCGCCGCCGACCTGCTCAAGGCCGTGCAGCAAGACCGACCACCGCGCCTGCTGCGCCTGGGCAACGGCAGCCGCGCCCTGCCACTGCTGGCGGGGTTGCTGCCCAAGGGCTTGCTGGAGTCGGTGTTGATGAAGCGGTTTGGCTTGCGCGGGCAGCTCTGA
- a CDS encoding multidrug transporter — protein MFIGVLLVITWLILLLRYPAKALPVSLAAALGLGLVAIWVVWLDNREVKQLARLELRISYAPEQCPADRPLLLKMNNGNAVPLTELRWRIGAYAPGDTVNLADNQYAAPRYRGPGELQAGANWQDCLPMPPLRPGYRPQTLEFRAERLQGSFSD, from the coding sequence ATGTTCATCGGCGTTCTGTTGGTCATCACCTGGTTGATTCTGTTGTTGCGTTATCCGGCCAAGGCCTTGCCGGTGTCATTGGCGGCGGCGCTTGGATTGGGCTTGGTGGCTATCTGGGTGGTATGGCTGGACAACCGCGAGGTCAAGCAACTGGCACGCCTGGAGTTGCGCATCAGCTACGCCCCCGAGCAGTGCCCGGCAGACCGTCCGTTGCTGCTGAAAATGAACAACGGCAACGCTGTGCCCCTGACCGAATTGCGGTGGCGGATCGGCGCCTATGCACCGGGCGATACGGTCAACCTGGCGGACAATCAATACGCCGCACCGCGCTACCGTGGCCCAGGTGAATTGCAGGCCGGGGCCAACTGGCAAGACTGCCTGCCGATGCCGCCGCTGCGCCCTGGCTATCGTCCACAAACGCTGGAGTTTCGTGCCGAGCGTTTACAAGGTAGCTTCTCCGACTGA
- a CDS encoding LysR family transcriptional regulator: protein MVSLDRFDTFKAVVEAGSLTAAADLLGQTRAVVSFNLKRLEAELGVTLLTRSTRQLALTDAGERFYLRCLRTLDEARLAIEEARSEHTQLKGTLRITTTLEFALAQVVGALEVFRQEHPQLNIHLSTSSTHADLISERFDVAIRLGRMHDSNLRAVQLSTFEIYPVATRTLLDRHGPVTRLAELEALPTLGHGRVPELTVTDPAGTEHVYQPLPGKTAIIADNSATLRAFALTGQGVAILPEWLVAEDLQQGRLQRLLPDHRFALQGVYALYPDTRHLPLKVRAFIDFMKDWS from the coding sequence ATGGTCAGCCTGGACCGTTTTGATACCTTCAAGGCCGTCGTCGAGGCCGGCTCATTGACCGCAGCGGCCGATCTGCTGGGGCAGACCCGGGCGGTGGTCAGCTTCAATCTCAAGCGTCTGGAAGCCGAGTTGGGGGTAACTCTACTGACCCGCAGCACCCGGCAACTGGCGCTGACCGATGCCGGTGAGCGTTTTTATCTGCGCTGCCTGCGCACCCTGGATGAAGCGCGCCTGGCGATCGAGGAGGCGCGCTCCGAGCACACCCAGCTCAAGGGCACGCTGCGAATCACCACCACCCTGGAATTTGCCCTGGCCCAGGTGGTGGGCGCGCTGGAGGTGTTTCGCCAGGAGCATCCGCAGTTGAACATTCACTTGTCGACGTCCTCGACCCATGCCGACCTGATTTCCGAACGGTTTGACGTGGCGATTCGCCTGGGGCGTATGCACGACTCCAACCTGCGCGCCGTGCAGTTGTCGACCTTCGAGATTTACCCGGTGGCGACGCGCACGCTGCTCGATCGCCACGGGCCAGTGACCCGCCTGGCCGAGCTGGAGGCACTGCCGACCCTGGGGCATGGCCGGGTGCCCGAGTTGACGGTCACCGACCCCGCGGGCACTGAGCATGTCTATCAACCGCTGCCTGGGAAAACCGCGATCATCGCCGACAACTCGGCCACCCTGCGGGCATTTGCCCTGACCGGACAGGGGGTGGCGATTTTGCCTGAATGGCTGGTTGCCGAGGATCTGCAGCAGGGTCGATTGCAACGCTTGTTGCCCGATCACCGGTTTGCCCTGCAGGGGGTGTATGCCTTGTACCCGGACACCCGGCACCTGCCGCTGAAAGTGCGGGCGTTTATTGATTTCATGAAGGATTGGAGTTGA
- a CDS encoding MFS transporter, which yields MAYRWKVALVYLLGFALDLMNMFVASIAYPDIAQQLHASVTQLAWISNAYMLGLTLIIPLSVWLAARFGERRLILASLLLFGGASLLVAGADSIEALIGWRLLQGLSGGLLIPLGQALAFRQFPAQQRAQLTTWVMSVALLVPALSPAAGGLIVQALSWRWVFYLNLPLTLLALVLATCWLQADPPRVVQRAEDGAGTLSALLDLQLLHSPSLRLAMWVYLLIPGVFIGTSLIAVLYLHQQGWGNAQIGALMLPWALGSALAIAVGKRGFNRWGPKPLLVVGALLQSLGIGLLVLIEQPQGWLPVLAYALMGLGGSLCSSCAQTLAFIDILPARMNHASALWNINRQLSFCLGGAVLSGLLSVLGPHSAYAFERCFLAAALLSLVPLWAVLRFDSSGVKALVTAHPLLEKT from the coding sequence ATGGCCTATCGCTGGAAAGTCGCATTGGTGTATCTGCTGGGGTTTGCCCTCGACCTGATGAACATGTTCGTCGCCAGCATTGCCTACCCCGACATCGCGCAGCAATTGCACGCCTCGGTGACCCAACTGGCGTGGATCAGCAACGCCTACATGCTCGGCCTGACCTTGATCATTCCATTGAGTGTGTGGCTGGCGGCGCGGTTCGGCGAGCGGCGGTTGATCCTCGCTTCACTGCTGCTGTTCGGCGGCGCCTCACTGCTGGTGGCCGGTGCCGACTCGATTGAAGCGCTGATCGGCTGGCGACTGCTGCAAGGGCTCAGCGGAGGCCTGTTGATCCCCCTCGGCCAGGCCTTGGCGTTTCGCCAATTCCCGGCGCAACAACGGGCCCAACTGACCACCTGGGTAATGTCGGTAGCGTTGCTGGTCCCCGCGTTGTCACCGGCCGCGGGTGGGCTGATCGTGCAAGCGCTGTCGTGGCGCTGGGTGTTCTACCTCAATCTGCCACTGACCCTGCTGGCCCTGGTACTCGCGACTTGCTGGTTGCAGGCCGATCCGCCGCGCGTCGTGCAGCGCGCCGAGGATGGCGCGGGCACACTCTCGGCCTTGCTTGACCTGCAGTTGTTGCACAGCCCGTCCTTGCGGCTGGCCATGTGGGTCTACCTGTTGATCCCCGGCGTGTTCATCGGCACCAGTCTGATTGCCGTGTTGTACCTGCACCAACAGGGTTGGGGTAACGCGCAGATCGGCGCCCTGATGCTGCCTTGGGCGCTGGGCTCGGCACTGGCGATTGCCGTCGGCAAACGGGGTTTCAACCGCTGGGGTCCCAAGCCATTGCTGGTGGTCGGCGCACTCCTGCAAAGCCTGGGCATTGGCCTGCTGGTGCTGATCGAGCAACCGCAAGGCTGGCTGCCGGTGCTGGCCTATGCCTTGATGGGCCTGGGTGGCAGCCTGTGCAGCAGTTGCGCGCAGACCCTGGCCTTTATCGACATTCTTCCCGCGCGCATGAACCACGCCAGCGCCCTGTGGAACATCAATCGGCAACTGAGTTTCTGCCTCGGCGGCGCCGTGCTAAGTGGCTTGCTCAGCGTCCTCGGCCCGCACTCGGCGTATGCCTTCGAACGCTGTTTCCTGGCTGCCGCACTGCTCTCGCTGGTACCGCTGTGGGCCGTATTGCGCTTTGATTCATCGGGCGTGAAAGCGCTCGTCACCGCCCACCCACTCCTGGAAAAAACCTGA
- a CDS encoding IS3 family transposase (programmed frameshift) — MTKYNLALKQSLIEECLSASSVHEVALKHGLSPSLLRRWIKGFEKHGASGLIAKYSHYDAQFKLKVLQCIEQDGLSDQQACIRFDIRGPSSIRQWRKLYDEGGVEALQPHRLKESSMPRKPSRQPKASPVLPADAELTSEQMLAELAYLRAENAYPKKARCLNPSGSPYCAAKKTQSVQGLRHEYPLALLLRAAGLARSTFYYQSKTLLTDKHADLKDRIRSVYHGHKGRYGYRRITATLGNSGELINHKKVHRLMQMMGLKSLVKVKKYRSYRGAEGLVAPDLLKREFKAEAPNQKWATDVTEFKVKGQKLFLSPLMDLYNGEILAYQINRRPEFRMVSTMLEKAFGRLNQGDKPILHSDQGWQYRQPTYRHMLAEKSIEQSMSRKGNCLDNAAMESFFGTLKSEFFYLESFESVEQLASGIEDYIAYYNQDRISLRLNGLSPVQFRTQALNQ; from the exons ATGACGAAATACAACCTAGCACTCAAGCAATCACTGATTGAAGAGTGTTTGTCTGCCAGTAGCGTTCATGAGGTGGCCCTCAAGCATGGCTTGAGTCCATCGCTGCTGCGGCGCTGGATCAAGGGTTTTGAAAAACACGGTGCCTCTGGCTTGATTGCCAAGTACAGCCATTACGATGCCCAGTTTAAATTGAAGGTTTTGCAGTGCATCGAACAAGATGGACTGTCGGACCAACAGGCCTGTATACGGTTTGATATCCGTGGTCCAAGTAGTATCAGGCAGTGGCGAAAGCTGTACGATGAAGGCGGTGTAGAAGCACTACAACCGCATCGTCTTAAAGAGTCCAGCATGCCCCGCAAACCTTCTAGGCAACCCAAAGCAAGTCCTGTTCTTCCTGCGGACGCAGAGCTGACCTCTGAACAAATGCTCGCAGAACTGGCCTATCTGCGCGCGGAGAATGCCTATC CTAAAAAAGCTCGATGCCTTAATCCAAGCGGATCCCCGTACTGCGCAGCCAAAAAAACGCAGTCCGTCCAAGGATTGAGGCATGAGTATCCACTTGCTCTGTTGCTACGTGCTGCGGGACTTGCACGCAGTACCTTCTATTATCAAAGCAAAACACTGCTAACCGACAAGCATGCCGACCTTAAAGATCGCATCCGCAGCGTCTATCACGGGCATAAGGGGCGTTACGGCTACCGCCGTATCACCGCAACCCTTGGAAACAGTGGTGAGTTGATCAATCACAAGAAGGTGCATCGGCTGATGCAGATGATGGGCCTCAAGTCGTTGGTCAAAGTGAAGAAATATCGCTCTTACCGAGGTGCTGAAGGGCTTGTTGCGCCTGATCTACTAAAGCGCGAATTTAAGGCAGAAGCCCCTAACCAGAAATGGGCAACCGACGTGACGGAGTTCAAGGTGAAGGGGCAGAAACTGTTTCTTTCGCCTCTCATGGATTTGTACAACGGCGAGATCCTGGCTTACCAGATCAACCGACGTCCCGAGTTCAGGATGGTTTCGACGATGCTGGAAAAGGCCTTCGGGCGACTGAATCAAGGGGACAAACCGATACTGCACTCTGACCAGGGTTGGCAGTACAGGCAGCCTACCTACCGACACATGCTGGCCGAAAAGAGCATCGAGCAGAGCATGTCGCGCAAGGGTAATTGCTTGGACAATGCCGCCATGGAAAGCTTTTTCGGCACGCTCAAGAGCGAGTTTTTCTATCTGGAATCATTTGAGAGTGTGGAGCAGCTGGCATCAGGCATAGAGGATTACATCGCCTACTACAACCAAGACCGCATAAGCCTCAGACTGAATGGCTTGAGCCCGGTACAATTTCGGACCCAGGCATTAAATCAATAG
- a CDS encoding FUSC family protein, protein MTPLPAPLRWLYALDWRRGFFDWARSDGVTWVYIFKVLIAAFLTLWLAMRLELPQPRTAMITVFIVMQPQSGQVFAKSFYRFLGTLAGSAVMVGLIALFAQNTELFLGALAIWVGICSAGAARYRNFRAYGFVLAGYTAAMVGLPALAHPEGAFMAAVWRVLEISLGILCATLVSAAILPQTASAAMRNALYQRFGVFALFVTDGLRGRSQADSFERRNVGFIAEAVGLEGLRSVTVFEDPHMRRRNGRLSRLNSEFMGITTRFNALHQLLERLRGSGADQVIAAIKPGLQDLAELLDGFSGRALTHADAARLAMQLADYKDGLRARVRSLRASFQESAPSDADQLDFHTAYELLYRFVDELHSYAQTHASLAEHSHEREQWDEPYTPKTNWLASAASGIRAAFILLVLGSYWVATAWPSGATMTLIAAATVGLSAATPNPKRMAFQMACGTLLGALIGFVEMFFIFPWIDGFPLLCVMLAPVIVLGSFLSSRPQYAGVGLGLLIFFSTGSVPDNLTIYNPYTFINDYIAMVMGMLVCAAAGAIILPPNSRWLWRRLEQDLRGQVVYAISGKLKGLASSFESSTRDLLHQAYGLAVGQPQVQRDLLRWMFVVLEVGHAIIELRKEQAILPVHPAYAESQPWRQAIRVMGRALVRLFLQPGQSNLERALVAVDHAISRVQAADEPFAPHFDTSPLRRVKSYLHFIRTSLLDPQSPLAALQGPDHAP, encoded by the coding sequence ATGACTCCCTTGCCTGCACCACTGCGCTGGCTGTACGCCCTTGACTGGCGCCGTGGTTTTTTCGACTGGGCACGCAGCGACGGCGTGACCTGGGTCTACATCTTCAAGGTGCTGATAGCCGCATTCCTGACCCTGTGGCTGGCCATGCGCCTGGAGTTGCCGCAACCGCGTACGGCGATGATCACGGTGTTCATTGTCATGCAACCGCAGAGCGGCCAAGTGTTTGCCAAGAGTTTTTACCGCTTCCTCGGGACCCTGGCGGGTTCGGCGGTAATGGTCGGGTTGATCGCCTTGTTCGCGCAGAACACCGAGCTGTTCCTTGGCGCCCTGGCGATCTGGGTCGGGATCTGTTCGGCGGGCGCGGCGCGTTATCGCAACTTCCGCGCCTACGGTTTTGTGCTCGCCGGCTACACCGCCGCGATGGTCGGCCTGCCGGCCCTGGCGCACCCGGAAGGGGCGTTCATGGCGGCGGTATGGCGGGTACTGGAAATCTCCCTGGGGATCCTCTGCGCGACCCTGGTCAGCGCCGCGATCCTGCCGCAAACCGCCAGCGCTGCGATGCGCAATGCCTTGTACCAACGCTTCGGGGTGTTCGCCCTGTTCGTCACCGACGGCCTGCGCGGGCGCAGTCAGGCCGACAGCTTTGAACGGCGCAACGTCGGTTTCATCGCCGAAGCCGTGGGCCTGGAAGGGCTGCGCAGCGTCACGGTGTTCGAAGACCCGCACATGCGGCGGCGCAACGGTCGGCTCAGTCGTCTGAACAGCGAGTTCATGGGCATCACCACCCGTTTCAATGCCTTGCACCAGTTGCTTGAGCGCCTGCGTGGCAGCGGCGCCGACCAGGTGATCGCGGCGATCAAGCCAGGCTTGCAGGACCTTGCCGAATTGCTCGACGGCTTTTCTGGCCGGGCCCTGACCCATGCCGATGCGGCGCGCCTGGCGATGCAACTGGCTGACTACAAGGATGGGCTGAGGGCGCGAGTGCGTAGCCTGCGCGCGAGCTTCCAGGAGAGCGCGCCAAGCGACGCCGATCAACTGGATTTTCATACCGCCTATGAGCTGCTCTATCGGTTTGTCGACGAGCTGCACAGCTATGCCCAGACCCACGCCTCGCTGGCCGAGCACAGCCACGAACGCGAGCAGTGGGATGAGCCCTACACCCCGAAAACCAACTGGCTGGCCTCGGCCGCCTCGGGGATTCGGGCCGCGTTCATCCTGTTGGTGCTGGGCAGCTACTGGGTCGCCACGGCCTGGCCGAGCGGTGCCACCATGACCTTGATCGCGGCGGCCACGGTGGGCCTTTCTGCCGCCACGCCGAACCCCAAGCGCATGGCCTTCCAGATGGCCTGCGGCACATTGCTGGGCGCGTTGATCGGCTTCGTCGAGATGTTTTTCATCTTCCCCTGGATCGATGGTTTCCCGCTGCTGTGCGTGATGCTGGCGCCGGTGATCGTGCTCGGCTCGTTCCTCTCGTCACGGCCGCAATATGCCGGGGTTGGCCTGGGCTTGCTGATCTTCTTCAGCACCGGCTCGGTGCCGGACAACCTGACGATCTACAACCCCTACACCTTCATCAACGATTACATCGCCATGGTCATGGGCATGCTGGTGTGCGCGGCAGCCGGGGCAATCATTCTGCCGCCCAACAGCCGCTGGTTGTGGCGCCGCCTGGAGCAGGACCTGCGCGGGCAAGTGGTGTATGCCATCAGCGGCAAGCTCAAAGGCCTGGCATCGAGTTTCGAAAGCAGCACCCGCGATTTGCTGCACCAGGCCTATGGCCTCGCGGTCGGGCAGCCCCAGGTGCAACGGGATCTGCTGCGCTGGATGTTCGTGGTGCTGGAAGTCGGCCACGCGATCATCGAGTTGCGCAAGGAGCAGGCGATCCTGCCGGTGCATCCGGCCTATGCCGAATCGCAACCCTGGCGGCAGGCGATCCGGGTCATGGGCCGCGCCTTGGTGCGGCTATTCCTGCAACCGGGGCAGAGCAACCTGGAGCGCGCACTGGTAGCCGTCGATCATGCCATCAGCCGAGTCCAGGCCGCCGACGAACCCTTCGCCCCGCACTTCGACACCTCGCCGCTGCGCCGGGTGAAGAGCTACCTGCATTTCATCCGCACTTCGCTGCTCGACCCGCAATCGCCGCTGGCCGCCCTGCAAGGACCTGACCATGCCCCGTGA
- a CDS encoding alginate O-acetyltransferase AlgF, with product MTCTSNPRRLAKTFALVAGMSMLSMSAFAGDAALYGPVAPKGSSFVRIYNASNAEVSATVGSTNLSEVAPLASSDFSFMPGGDYSAKVGSQTLPVKLAADHYYTLVNNASGQPQLIEEPPFKNKQKSLVRVQNLTDKPLTLKTADGKTEVVKTVAAKGRGEREINPVKVSLALYDGEKKVGDLKPVALERGEAAVLYVTGNGSSLSPVWVKRPVSTR from the coding sequence ATGACTTGCACTTCCAATCCTCGTCGTCTCGCCAAGACCTTCGCCCTCGTTGCCGGCATGAGCATGCTGTCGATGTCGGCGTTCGCCGGCGATGCCGCCCTCTACGGTCCCGTCGCACCAAAGGGCTCGAGCTTCGTGCGCATCTACAACGCCAGCAACGCCGAAGTCAGCGCGACGGTCGGCAGCACCAACCTGAGCGAAGTCGCGCCGTTGGCCAGCAGTGACTTCAGCTTCATGCCCGGCGGCGACTACAGCGCCAAGGTCGGCAGCCAGACCCTGCCGGTGAAGCTGGCCGCCGATCACTATTACACCCTGGTCAACAACGCCAGTGGCCAGCCGCAACTGATCGAAGAACCGCCGTTCAAGAACAAGCAGAAGTCCCTGGTGCGGGTGCAGAACCTCACCGACAAGCCCCTGACCCTGAAGACTGCCGATGGCAAGACCGAAGTGGTCAAGACCGTCGCCGCCAAGGGTCGTGGCGAGCGCGAGATCAATCCGGTGAAAGTCAGCCTGGCGCTGTACGACGGCGAGAAAAAAGTCGGCGACCTCAAGCCCGTCGCCCTGGAACGCGGTGAAGCCGCGGTGCTGTACGTCACTGGCAACGGCAGCAGCCTGTCGCCCGTCTGGGTGAAACGCCCGGTGTCGACGCGCTGA
- a CDS encoding DUF1656 domain-containing protein gives MPREIAFHGVYMPTMTLMFFIAAALAWALDRFLSGFDLYRFFWHPALLRLSLFICLFGALALTVYQ, from the coding sequence ATGCCCCGTGAAATCGCTTTCCATGGCGTCTACATGCCAACCATGACCCTGATGTTTTTCATCGCCGCGGCACTGGCCTGGGCGCTGGATCGGTTCTTGTCCGGGTTCGACCTGTACCGTTTTTTCTGGCACCCGGCGCTGTTGCGCCTGAGCCTGTTCATTTGTTTGTTCGGCGCCCTGGCGCTGACTGTCTACCAGTGA
- a CDS encoding efflux RND transporter periplasmic adaptor subunit, translating to MKKLFSLLATLLVLALAMWIGRTLWVHYMNTPWTRDGRVRADIINVAADVSGEVVDVPVRDNQLVKRGELLMQIDPEHYLIAVKQAQSLVASRKATWEMRKVNAHRRADLDNLVISRENRDDASNIADSALADYQHAQAQLEAAQLNLKRTKVLAAVDGYVTNLNVHRGDYARIGEPKMAVVDMNSFWVYGFFEETKLPRVRVGDQADMQLMSGEVLKGHVESISRGIYDRDNPESRELIADVNPTFNWVRLAQRVPVRIHIDEVPEGVLLAAGITCTVVVKQTP from the coding sequence ATGAAAAAGCTTTTCAGCCTGCTCGCTACCCTGTTGGTGCTGGCCCTTGCGATGTGGATCGGCCGGACCCTCTGGGTGCATTACATGAACACCCCCTGGACCCGCGATGGCCGGGTACGTGCCGACATCATCAATGTCGCCGCCGACGTCAGCGGTGAAGTGGTGGACGTACCGGTGCGCGATAACCAGTTGGTGAAACGCGGTGAGCTGCTGATGCAGATCGACCCCGAGCACTACCTGATCGCGGTCAAGCAGGCGCAGTCGCTGGTGGCCTCGCGCAAGGCCACCTGGGAGATGCGCAAGGTCAACGCCCACCGGCGCGCCGACCTCGACAACCTGGTGATCTCGCGCGAGAACCGTGACGACGCCAGCAACATCGCCGACTCGGCGCTGGCGGACTACCAGCACGCCCAGGCGCAGCTGGAAGCAGCGCAACTGAACCTCAAGCGCACCAAGGTGCTGGCTGCGGTGGACGGCTATGTCACCAACCTCAACGTGCATCGCGGCGACTACGCGCGCATCGGCGAGCCGAAAATGGCGGTGGTCGACATGAACTCGTTCTGGGTCTACGGCTTCTTCGAAGAAACCAAACTGCCCCGGGTGCGCGTCGGCGATCAGGCCGACATGCAGTTGATGAGCGGAGAAGTCCTCAAGGGCCATGTGGAAAGCATTTCCCGCGGCATCTACGACCGTGACAACCCCGAAAGCCGCGAACTGATCGCCGACGTCAACCCGACCTTCAACTGGGTGCGCCTGGCGCAACGGGTGCCGGTACGGATCCACATCGACGAGGTCCCGGAGGGGGTGCTGCTGGCAGCGGGGATTACCTGCACAGTGGTGGTCAAGCAGACGCCGTGA
- a CDS encoding DUF4440 domain-containing protein codes for MNDYRDYFTEVTQTLANIEQWFAGTPDRGVLERLLARFSPQFSMIAPNGNSLDIAALQQLFETLGGARPGLRIDLSDMRGLDQHAQGATLSYRELQSDASGVLNDRRATVVIEKLPSGKLLWRHLHETFCQ; via the coding sequence ATGAACGACTATCGCGATTATTTTACTGAAGTCACCCAGACCCTCGCCAACATCGAACAATGGTTCGCCGGCACGCCCGATCGGGGGGTACTGGAGCGCTTGCTGGCGCGCTTCTCCCCGCAGTTCTCGATGATTGCCCCCAATGGCAACAGCCTGGACATTGCCGCCTTGCAGCAACTGTTCGAAACCCTGGGCGGTGCGCGTCCGGGGCTGCGCATCGACTTGAGCGACATGCGCGGGCTCGACCAGCATGCCCAAGGCGCGACCCTCAGCTACCGCGAGTTGCAGTCGGATGCCAGCGGCGTCCTCAACGATCGCCGGGCCACGGTGGTGATCGAGAAACTGCCGTCAGGCAAATTGCTGTGGCGGCATTTGCACGAAACCTTCTGCCAATGA